The genomic interval GGCGGCCGTCCTGATCGCACGAGAGCGCGCCGTCGGTGGCCTCGTGCACGGCGGCGTCGATCAGGGCGTTCGCGGGCCCGAGATCACCGGCGAGCACGCCGTCCGCGGTGGTCACGGTCGCGTTGGCGATCCCGCCCAGGTTCAGCACCGCACTGCCCGGGCCCGCCCCGAGCAGGGTGTCGAGCACGGGGGCGAGGGGCGCCCCGTGCCCATGGCGGGCCAGGTCCGCCGAGCGCACGTCGTACAGGACGCTCGTGCCGGTCGCAGCGGCGACCCGTGACATGTCCCCGATCTGCAGGGTGCCCCACGCGTGTCCGTCGGCGTCGACCCCGTGGAACAGGGTCTGGCCGTGGCAGCACACCAGGTCCGCTCCCCCGCCGGCGTCCAGGGCACGCGCGGCAACGTGCGCGAAGTGGTCGCCGACCTCGGCGTGCAGACGGGTCCAGGTCCCGACGTCGCTCGTGGCCGGCGCGAGCACGCCCAGCAGGCGGCCGCGCAGGTCGGTGGGCCACGGATGCTCACGGACGTCGAGCAGATCCGCGTGCAGGAGCCCGGGATCGTCCTCGTCGCGGTGCAGGTCGACCAGGGCGGTGTCCACCGCGTCGATCGAGGTCCCGCTCATCATGCCGAGCACCCTCACGCGGAACCTCCCGTGGCGCCGGCGGTCCGGCCGGCGGCGAGCAGCGCCTCGACCGCGGCGCGCATGGGCACGAGGCCGCCGCCGAGGGTGAGCACGAGGTGCCGATGGGCGGGAGCCGCGTCCGGCACCCCGATGTGCACCACGATCGCGTCGGGCCGGGCGGTGATCACCTCCTGGAGGCGCCGCTCCTCCGGCGGGTCGGCGCGGGGCAGCCGGGTCACGACGAGCACCGCGCGGTCGTCTTCGAGGTCCGAGACCGCCTCGGCGGCGGTGGCGTCGATCCCCTTCTCGGTGAGGGCCTCGAGCAGGTGCACGGGGCGGATCCTCGCGGCGTGGTCGACGCGGCCGCGGGCGTCGACCACGACCACGGGGGTCCCGTCCAGGGCCGCGGAGCGGATGTCGATCGCCCTCGCGGCGGCCCGGGGCCCGAGTCGCGCGAGCGTGCCGAGGGCGTCCGCGAGGTCTCCCTGCCCGTGCAGCCGGCGTCGTCGGCGCAGGGCGCCGGCCGCCTCACGGGTCCGCAGGGCCCGGGAGGCGAGGTCCTCGCGACGGATCCGGCCGGACGCGACCGCTCCGACCAGAGCATCGTGCGCCTCACGCACCATGCCCAGGTCGTCGCGACGCAGGGATGTGCCCAGGCACAGCAGGTCGGCGCCGGCCTCGACGGCGCGGACGACGGCCTCGCCGACGCCGGGATCGGCGGCGACCGCGGCCATGTCCAGCGCGTCGGTGACGATCAGGCCGTCGAAGCCGCCGCGGGAGACGTCCCGCAGCAGCGGGGCCGACCACGGGGAGATGGACGCCGGCCCCTCGCCCAGGGCGGGCACGAGGATGTGCGCGGTCATCACCGCGTCCAGCCGCGGGGCGATGGCCCACGGCGCGAGGTGCTCGGCGCGGAAGGCGTGCTCGTCCAGGTCGATCCGGGGCAGGTCGGTGTGGGAGTCGGTCGCGGTCGCCCCGTGCCCCGGGAAGTGCTTGCCGCACGTGCCCACGCCGGCCGACCGCAGCCCGGTCGCGAAGGCCTCGGCGTGACGGGCGACGAGATCGGGCGTCGCCCCGAAGGCGCGGGTGCCGATCACGGGATTGGCGGGGTCGGTCGAGACGTCGAGCACCGGGGACAGCGCCAGGTCCAGGTCGCATGCGTGCAGCAGGCCACCGAGGGCGGCCCCGACCTCGGCCGTGAGGGCCGTGTCGTCGACCTGGCCGAGCGCCCAGGCGGTGGGCAGCGACGACCCGGTCCCGGCCTGCAGACGGGTGACGTCGCCGCCCTCCTCGTCGATCGAGACGAGCGCCTGGGCGGAGATCCCGTGGATCTCCCGCGCCAGGTCCCGGGCGGCCTCGGGGCTCGGGGTGTTGTACCCGAACAGGATGACCGAGGCGAGGCCGCCCTCCAGGGCGCCGCGCGCCCACTCCGGGACGGTCGTGCCCTCGATCGGCGCCATCAGCACGCCGAGGGCGTCGCGGTCCCAGGTCCCGGCGAGCCCGGTGCCGGCGCCGGGGGTGCCGGCACCCCCAGCATCGGCGCCGTCGGCACCGAGGGCCTCGGCGCCCTGCGTGGCCGGGTTCGTGTCGCTCGTCATCGACGCCTCATCCCTTGACCGCGCCCTGGGTGAGGCCCTTGGCCAGGTTCTTCTGCACGAGCACGAAGAAGATCACGACGGGCAGGGCGATCAAGGTCGAGGCCGCCATGACCGGGCCCCAGTCCGCGGTGTTCTGGGTGAAGAACTGCCGCAGGCCCACCCCGACGGTGTACTTCGAGCTCTCCTGCATGAAGGTGAGCGCGAAGATGAACTCGTCCCACGCGGTGATGAAGCTGAACACGGAGGTCGCCACGAGTCCGGGGCCGACGAGCGGCAGCAGGATCGAACGGAACGTGCGGCCCCAGCTGGCGCCGTCCACGTAGGCGGCCTCCTCGAGCTCCTTGGGCACCGCCGCGACGAAGCCGCGCAGGTTCCAGATCGCGAAGGGCAGCGAGAACGCCAGGTAGACGACCACCAGCCCCGCGAGGGAGTTCAGCAGGTGCAGCGACTTGGCCTGGATGAACAGCGGGATCACGAGGGCCTCGAGCGGCACCATCTGCACCATGAGCACCAGGATCAGCACCCCGGTGCGGCCGCGGAAGCGGAAGCGGGCGACGGCGACCGAGGCGAGCAGGGCGACCAGCGCGGAGATCAGCACCGTGGCCACCGCGACGATCGCCGAGTTCTTCACGTACCGCAGGAACCCGGCGTCCACGAGGACGAACCGGAAGTGTTCGAGGGTGAACCCGGTGGGCAGCACGCTGCCCCCGCGGGCGAGCGGGTTCGGGTCCACCGCGGTCGTGATCATCCAGTAGAAGGGGAACAGGGTCACGACGATCAGCACGACGACGCCGAGCGCCTTGGCCGGTTTCGCGAGCGGGCTGCGGCTCCTCACAGCTCCTCCTCCTTGAGCAGGGTGCGCATGTAGATCACGGAGACGACCAGCAGTACGACGGTCAGCAGCACCGCGATCGCGGAGCCCATGCCGTACATGCCCTGGGAGAAGGACTCGGAGTAGGACCACACGCCCAGATTCATGACCTGTCTGTTGGACCCGTCGCCGCCGGGCATCAGATAGATCTGTGTGAAGACCTTGAAGTCCCAGATGGTCGAGAGGATGACGCACACGGCGAGCACCGGTCGGATGCCGGGCAGGGTCACGTGCACGAACCTCTTCCACGCCCCGGCGCCGTCGAGGGCCGCCGCCTCGTACAGCTCGAGCGGGACCCCGATGACGGCCGCGAGCACGGTCACCGCGATGAACGGGAACCCGTGGTAGACGACGTTGAGCAGCGCGATCCCGTAGAAGGCCCATCGGTTCGTGAACCAGTTCCAGGATCCGGCATCCATGATCCCGAGGCTGTCCATGAGGTTCGTGACCAGGCCGTTCAACGGATCGAACAGCCACACGAACACGTAGGTGCCCGAGAGCGCGGGGATCGCCCAGGCGATCATGACCACGGTCGTGCAGATGCTGCGCCACACGGTGCCCAGCGTGTTCAGGAACAGGGCGACCCCGATCCCGACGACGATCGTGACCACGACGCAGACGATCGCGAAGCCCACGGTGTTGGGCAGCACGGTCTTCCACAGGAAGCCGTCGGTGAGGATCTTGGTGTAGTTCTCGATGCCGATGTAGTTGGACTCGCCGCGCACCAGGTTCCGCAGCCGGTAGTCCTGGAAGGACAGCATCAGCACCCGCACCAGGGGCCACAGCAGCAGCACCGCGAGCAGGATCAGCCCCGGGGCCAGCAGGGCCCAGGGCGCGGCGCCGCGGGCGAGGCGGCGCCCCAGCGGGACCTGCCGGCGCTCGAACGGCCGGCCGCCGGACGAGGCGCCGGAGATCCCGGTCGGGACGGGGGTCGCGTCGGTCATCCGCCGAAGATCTCGTTCATCTCATCGGCGGCGGCGTCGGCGGCCTTCTGCGGATCGGTGCCGCCCAGCACGTCGGACATGAGGGTGGTCAGGGTCTTCTTGCCCTCGATCTGCCCCCAGGCCGGGGTGACGGGGACGGTCGTGCCGCCCTCGGTCATCTGCTGGGCGAAGACCTTGGTCAGCTCGTCGCCCTGGTCGATCACCGCGTCCAGGGCCTTCTGCTCGCCCGGGAAGTAGTTGGTGTCGGTGGCCCACTGGGTGGCGAAGTCGCCGGTCGCCATGAGCTTGATGAGCTCGAAGGCGAGCTCGGGCTCCTCGGTGTCGGCGAATCGGCACAGGTGCGAGCCGCCCAGGAACGACGGGGCGATGGCCTTGTCCTTGGCCGGGATGGTGTACGCGACCAGGCGGCTCGCGAGGTCGGGGTCGTCGTCCTTGATGGTCGCGGGCACCCACGAGCCGGTGATGAACATGGCGACCTTGCCCTGCTGGAACGCGGCCAGGGAGTCGGTCTCGAGCCAGGTCGAGGCGGCGGCGGTCGAGGCGTCGTGCTTGAGCGCCAGGTCCGCGTACCAGCTGATGCCCTCGACGGACTCGGCGGAGTTGATGGTCGCCGTCCACTTCCCGCCGCTCTCGGTGGCCAGGTCGCCGCCGGCGCCCCAGATGAACGGGGTCAGCGAGTAGGAGCTGGCGCCGGCGACGGGGAACGGGATCGTGTCGGGGTTCTTCGCCTTGAGCGTCTCGATCTTGCCGAGCAGGTCGTCCCAGCTCCCGGGCTGTCCCTCGACCCCGGCGTCCTCGAGGATCTTCTTGTCGGCGAGGATCGCGCGGACCCCGGCGTACCAGGGCATGCCGTAGAGCTTGCCGTCGATCGTGCCGGCGGTGACCAGGCCCTCGACCAGGCCGTCCTTCAGCCCGGCCTTCTCGATGTCGTCGGTCAGGTCGTCCAGGCCGCCCGCGTCGGCGAACTCGGGGGTCCAGGTGGTGCCCACCTCGGCGACGTCGGGGCCGGTGCCGCCGCTCATGGCGGTCACGAACTTGTCGTGCGCGCCGTCCCAGGGCTGGACCTCGACGGTCAGGTCCGCTCCGGTCTTGTCCTTGAACGCCGTGGTGATCGCGTCGATGTACTCGTCGGTCTTGGCATTGGTGCCCTGCATGATCCACAGGGTCAGGGACTTGCCCTCGTTGGCGTCCTTGTCGGTGGGATCCGTGCTGCTGCCCCCACCGCCGCACGCGGCCAGGGTGAGGGCTGCGCTGCCCGTCGCGCCCGCGGCGAGCAGGCTCCTGCGTGTGATCATCATTTCTCCTCGGTCCGGTCCGGTTCCCCGGGCGCTTCGTTGAACTCGTGGTCGACCTGCAGTGATCGAGGCAACTTTTGCAACCGATCTCCACAGTGGAAGTTAGCATCATCACGGAGATCGTCCGAGGCGGAGGGCGGCAGTTACCGAGCTGTGACCGCTTCCGATGACGGATCGAGGCGCTCGTCTCGGTGGGCTTCGGTGACGACACCCGTGTCTGCTTCGTCCCGCCGCCGCGGAATCGCGAGCACGATGCCGTCCGCACGAGGGGCGAAGCCCCCGCCTCGCCCGCCCTTCGTGAGGTCGCGGACGGCCCGCCACACCGCGGCAGCGCCCGGTCCGACGGCGAACCGGCATCCGAAGGTTGCCCGGCGGGCCCCGCGCACGCGCTGAGCGGCCCTCACCGAGCAGCCGGACGTCTCCACGCGAGCCACTTGCGGTCGACCGCCGCCGAGAGGTCGACGCCGAAGCGCTGCGCGATGAGCAGGACGTGGGCGAGCACGTCGGCCAGCTCCGCGCGCAGGTCCTCGTCGAGCTCGGCGCCCGCACGTCCCTTGTCCCGCGCCTGGCCGGCCCGCGCGAGATAGGCCTGCGTCAGCTCGCCGACCTCCTCGTTGAGCTTGAGCAGCAGCCAGTCGCCGGTGCGATCGATCCCGTGCCGCTCGGCGTACAGAGCGGACACCGCCTCGACCTCGTCCCTGAGCGTGTCGATGTCCATGGGCGGAGTCTGCCACGCCCACCGCGCCCTCCCACGGGCGGAGGGAGAGCAGGTCCCGGCACGGAGTCACCAGGCCGCCCGGAGCCGCAAGGCCCCGCGCCCCGGGCGGCAGGGGAGCCGACATGACACATGTCAGTGCCCGTCCGTGCATCGCTCACGACAGCTCGTGAGAAGCCGCCCTACCAGCCATCTCGGCGTCCCGGAAGGCTGGGATCACCGACATCGACCACGGAAGGACAGCGCCATGACCACCACGCAGAGCACGCCGGAGGGCACCGGCTCCCGGCCCGGCGCCGCCGGTGAACCCGGCCGCAGCCGCCGCGCCACCGGAGCCGGCATCGGCCGGGCCGACGCCGCTGCCCGCACCTCCTCCGCGGGCCGACCGCGCGACACCCGTCCCGTGACCGACGAGGCCGCGGTCATCTCCGCCTCGGGGCTCGAGCGGCGCTACGGCTCGCACCGCCACGGCCACCTCGCCGTCGCTGGCATCGACCTCGAGATCCGGCGCGGTGAGCTGTTCGCGCTGCTCGGCACGAACGGCGCCGGCAAGACCTCGACCCTCGAGGTGCTCGAGGGCCTCGCCCGCCCCACCGGCGGCAGCGTGCGGGTGTTCGGCGCGGACCCCTACCGCGACCGGGGCACCGTGCGCCCGCGCCAGGGCCTCATGCTCCAGAGCGGCGGGTTCCCGGCCGACCTCACCGCCCGCGAGGCGCTGCGCATGTGGTGCGCGACGCTGAGCACCCCGCGCCCGCTCGATGCGGTGCTCGAGGAGGTCGACCTGTCGCATCGCGCCTCGACACGCATCTCCGCGCTGTCGGGAGGCGAGGTCCGCCGCCTCGACCTGGCCTGCGCGGTCGCGGGCGGCCCGGAGCTGCTGTTCCTCGACGAGCCCACCACGGGGCTCGACCCCGAGTCGCGCACCCGCACCCAGGAGCTCATCGCCCGTCTGCGGGCACGCGGCACGACGATCGTGCTGACCACCCACTACCTCGACGAGGCCGAGGCGCTCGCCGACCGGATCGCGATCATGCACCGCGGGCGCATCGTGCGCCGCGGGGCCCTCGCCGAGGTGATCGCCGGGCACCCCGCACACCTGCGCTTCCGTCTCGCCACCGGCCTCGCGGAGCTGCCGTCCCTGACGGGCGACGTCGCGATCGACGGACGCGACCGGATCGTCGTCACCACGACGGCGCTCCAGGACGACCTCGGTCGCCTGCTCGACTGGGCGAGGTCGCGTGGGGTCGCCCTCCTCGACCTCGATGCGCGGGCCCCGAGCCTCGAGTCCGTGTTCCTGTCCATCGCCGGGTCCGAGACCTACGCACCCGCGCTCACCGAAGGAGCCTCCGCATGACCTCCCCCGCGCTGACCCGCCCCGCCGCGCCGGCCGCCCAGGCGTCGCGCACCCGTCGCCCGCACCGACTGCTCGGCCTCGCGCGCGCCGAGCTCACGCTGCTGCTGCGCAACCGGATGCAGCTGTTCATCGCGCTCGTGATGCCGCTCGCGATCCCGCTGATGTACATCCCGCTCAAGAACGCGGGCATCGGCGG from Brachybacterium huguangmaarense carries:
- a CDS encoding glycoside hydrolase family 3 N-terminal domain-containing protein, giving the protein MTSDTNPATQGAEALGADGADAGGAGTPGAGTGLAGTWDRDALGVLMAPIEGTTVPEWARGALEGGLASVILFGYNTPSPEAARDLAREIHGISAQALVSIDEEGGDVTRLQAGTGSSLPTAWALGQVDDTALTAEVGAALGGLLHACDLDLALSPVLDVSTDPANPVIGTRAFGATPDLVARHAEAFATGLRSAGVGTCGKHFPGHGATATDSHTDLPRIDLDEHAFRAEHLAPWAIAPRLDAVMTAHILVPALGEGPASISPWSAPLLRDVSRGGFDGLIVTDALDMAAVAADPGVGEAVVRAVEAGADLLCLGTSLRRDDLGMVREAHDALVGAVASGRIRREDLASRALRTREAAGALRRRRRLHGQGDLADALGTLARLGPRAAARAIDIRSAALDGTPVVVVDARGRVDHAARIRPVHLLEALTEKGIDATAAEAVSDLEDDRAVLVVTRLPRADPPEERRLQEVITARPDAIVVHIGVPDAAPAHRHLVLTLGGGLVPMRAAVEALLAAGRTAGATGGSA
- a CDS encoding ABC transporter ATP-binding protein, which codes for MTTTQSTPEGTGSRPGAAGEPGRSRRATGAGIGRADAAARTSSAGRPRDTRPVTDEAAVISASGLERRYGSHRHGHLAVAGIDLEIRRGELFALLGTNGAGKTSTLEVLEGLARPTGGSVRVFGADPYRDRGTVRPRQGLMLQSGGFPADLTAREALRMWCATLSTPRPLDAVLEEVDLSHRASTRISALSGGEVRRLDLACAVAGGPELLFLDEPTTGLDPESRTRTQELIARLRARGTTIVLTTHYLDEAEALADRIAIMHRGRIVRRGALAEVIAGHPAHLRFRLATGLAELPSLTGDVAIDGRDRIVVTTTALQDDLGRLLDWARSRGVALLDLDARAPSLESVFLSIAGSETYAPALTEGASA
- a CDS encoding sugar ABC transporter substrate-binding protein; the encoded protein is MITRRSLLAAGATGSAALTLAACGGGGSSTDPTDKDANEGKSLTLWIMQGTNAKTDEYIDAITTAFKDKTGADLTVEVQPWDGAHDKFVTAMSGGTGPDVAEVGTTWTPEFADAGGLDDLTDDIEKAGLKDGLVEGLVTAGTIDGKLYGMPWYAGVRAILADKKILEDAGVEGQPGSWDDLLGKIETLKAKNPDTIPFPVAGASSYSLTPFIWGAGGDLATESGGKWTATINSAESVEGISWYADLALKHDASTAAASTWLETDSLAAFQQGKVAMFITGSWVPATIKDDDPDLASRLVAYTIPAKDKAIAPSFLGGSHLCRFADTEEPELAFELIKLMATGDFATQWATDTNYFPGEQKALDAVIDQGDELTKVFAQQMTEGGTTVPVTPAWGQIEGKKTLTTLMSDVLGGTDPQKAADAAADEMNEIFGG
- a CDS encoding carbohydrate ABC transporter permease gives rise to the protein MTDATPVPTGISGASSGGRPFERRQVPLGRRLARGAAPWALLAPGLILLAVLLLWPLVRVLMLSFQDYRLRNLVRGESNYIGIENYTKILTDGFLWKTVLPNTVGFAIVCVVVTIVVGIGVALFLNTLGTVWRSICTTVVMIAWAIPALSGTYVFVWLFDPLNGLVTNLMDSLGIMDAGSWNWFTNRWAFYGIALLNVVYHGFPFIAVTVLAAVIGVPLELYEAAALDGAGAWKRFVHVTLPGIRPVLAVCVILSTIWDFKVFTQIYLMPGGDGSNRQVMNLGVWSYSESFSQGMYGMGSAIAVLLTVVLLVVSVIYMRTLLKEEEL
- a CDS encoding carbohydrate ABC transporter permease, which gives rise to MRSRSPLAKPAKALGVVVLIVVTLFPFYWMITTAVDPNPLARGGSVLPTGFTLEHFRFVLVDAGFLRYVKNSAIVAVATVLISALVALLASVAVARFRFRGRTGVLILVLMVQMVPLEALVIPLFIQAKSLHLLNSLAGLVVVYLAFSLPFAIWNLRGFVAAVPKELEEAAYVDGASWGRTFRSILLPLVGPGLVATSVFSFITAWDEFIFALTFMQESSKYTVGVGLRQFFTQNTADWGPVMAASTLIALPVVIFFVLVQKNLAKGLTQGAVKG
- a CDS encoding anhydro-N-acetylmuramic acid kinase, which translates into the protein MMSGTSIDAVDTALVDLHRDEDDPGLLHADLLDVREHPWPTDLRGRLLGVLAPATSDVGTWTRLHAEVGDHFAHVAARALDAGGGADLVCCHGQTLFHGVDADGHAWGTLQIGDMSRVAAATGTSVLYDVRSADLARHGHGAPLAPVLDTLLGAGPGSAVLNLGGIANATVTTADGVLAGDLGPANALIDAAVHEATDGALSCDQDGRLARTGQVDRALLEILLADPFFSLPLPRSTGREHFDGDYVARRVREAALAGPGGVAVPDPAGMPTADLVATLTEFTATTVAQALAPHRVDRVIGSGGGMRNPVLVERLEALMAPARLEDSSALGVPPDAKEALLMALLGYLGVHGMPALPLAPDGRTVTGSDAAVVLGALTPPVLPAGLEPRPGSIRRMIVRSPPAPPEDR
- a CDS encoding MazG nucleotide pyrophosphohydrolase domain-containing protein; this encodes MDIDTLRDEVEAVSALYAERHGIDRTGDWLLLKLNEEVGELTQAYLARAGQARDKGRAGAELDEDLRAELADVLAHVLLIAQRFGVDLSAAVDRKWLAWRRPAAR